A stretch of DNA from Arachis hypogaea cultivar Tifrunner chromosome 19, arahy.Tifrunner.gnm2.J5K5, whole genome shotgun sequence:
AGATACTTATTAATTTGTAGTATTTGGAAATTGTAAGAACCAACTCACCAAGTATAAAATAACATTacctcaaaaaataaaaaatgcttgcACGTACTAAATTTTAAAGTGAATTTATGAAAGATCAGATGTATATAACCAAACTTTTCGTCAAAAATGACACAATTAACGTATAAAAATCTGAAAATAAGCCTGTTTTCATTGCGATATGTACAAGAAATCCATCTTTGATATTCATATCTACTCGAGCAAATTTCTCTACATAAATTTTCTATCTATCTATACACTGAAAGATATTGTTGCGATATTAAGAATCTCGATATATATATAAGCAGAAACTTGTGCATATGTAGAACTTGCTTTCGCCAAGTCTTCCCAATAGATATGAAAACTTTTGAGCCTTAGAATTTCAATATATTTCTCAGAAAACTCAATCAAAGAACTTCTCTCCATCCAACATTTCATGCAACATTTGCTTCAACCGGCTAAAGCATCTTCACAGTACACGTATAACATGAGGCTGAGGCTGCAAAACCGTGTGCTCATTTTCATCATCAGATAGTGTGACCAAGCCATTGGGATGATCCTAATAAGCAACACAAGGCAAGCAAAAGACATAAATTAATGAGACATTTCCTGTAATATTATAGTTAATCATGGGAAAGAGACAAGCCTGCGTAGAAACTTACTCGATGTTGTCGCCGATGTCTCTGGATCAATGTCACTGCTCTGACCATGAAGTATATCGGCAGGACGATTCCAGCAATCCGAAACAATAGCAGCTGTCAATATTCCATTAAATTGAATAAACCTTAGTAAGTAAGAGTATGATTGATGTGGCTAACCAAATTATATTCGAGTTATCCATACGTACCATAAAGAGGGGGAAAGAATAATCCTTATTCTCACTGATTAGGAGGGGAAGAGTGTGTCTTAAAATTAGTAGAACCATGAACTATACATGAAAAGCAACAAAGAATGTGACATGTTATATAGAGTAACAATAGGTGTACAAGTTACTAGagtgagagaggaagagagattaGATTATACAATGACAGCGACCGAACAGCAGCATATCAAACTTCCAGTAGGGGAAGCTGAATACTGGTCATAGTTGGAATTGGTAAGATTCTGATCGGTAGAAACCATGCTGACCAAGTGAGTACTATTTAAGTCTCTTCTTGAAATCTCCCAATTTCCCCTGAAACAAACAGCATGAAAGGATATTAGATGGAAAGGACAGAACCAGGTTTAAAGCTTAATTAATGGTGAGGAGACAAATATTATATCGAAGGTTACCTGAAACTCATTGGAATACGTCCAAATTGAAACAGTGGAGGAGGAGCTGTATAACCAGGCTTGAATTGCTAACATttacaaaataagaaaagatcacAATCAAAAGATGAGATCACAACTCACAAGTACAATGACTCTCGAAACCCAAATAATCTAGGTAGTACCATTTCCTCACATGAATTATCGAAAACGATAAGAATGTCGAAGAAAAAGAGGAGGAACAAGGGCGATTTTAAATTACCTGATGACATATCTCACAGGTGGTGTCACCCTTCTCATTACACCATCGTTGTATGCATCTCCGGTGGGCATACTGCAAAAGTAATATCAATGTAGCTTAAGGCATCAAACTGaggcaaataaataaataaaatcaaggcAAGATATCCAGCAATCACCCCTAACGATCAGGCTAAATATCAGCAGAGTTCGTTAAATATCGTAAGATGGTACTTGGTAGCAAGTGCCAAATATATCACTGGGCCAACAACACATGTCAAACACTGGGAGTCTAAAATTAATTGCATGTATTCTGATGTTTTAGCCGTGCACACTATGCAACGCATGCAGTTAAGACCTTCATCTTCCATAAATCATCTTATATGTGACCACAGACTAGATTGCAGCAACTGCGCCAGCCTTGACCAACACAATGCATGTTAGAAAGAAATATTTCCAAAATCCTTACCAATGTTGAAAGAGATTCGTACTGTAAAACTAATGATAAGATGCCAGACTAATAGTTGGCTAGTGTAATTTGTAGGTAATTCATATCTTCAAAATTTATGCTAAATGGGGATATTAAATCATGAAGGAAGATCTTTCTAGTTGATCTAAATCGCCCTGTGAATTCTTAAGCCAATGCTATCAGggagaaaacagagaaaaagacaCATGTACCTTACTAGACACACTCTTACCAAACACCTTGTTCACTGAAGATTTTCCAAAATGTTCCAAAACCCTTATCATTGACATTTCACAATAAAACTTGTCCTTAACTCTCCCAGCAATTGTGTGTGTCTCTCACATTCAGATTGATTTGCCATTAAATTTTAAAGCTCAAACTCCATGGATTCAAATTATAGGCCAACAATACAGATGTTCAAATTCACATATCAAAACATGAGTGGAGCATACACACTAGTTAAGAGCTAACCTTCAAACTACCACAACAGAAGCAGGGTGACTCCATATTagaatcttcatcttcatcatgaCATATCCTGCATTCTACAAGTTTCCTTGGAGATTTTATATCACCTAGACCCGTCTTCATCAAAGAGAGATCAACCTGTGCATCATTCACGGCTGAGGATGCAGCCTGCATCCAACGATTTTGGCTTTCAAGAGCAGCTTCCAATGTGGATTCAGTAAGCAACCGATCAACCAGCAACACAAAGTGATCCCCCATAGTTGAGCACCTTATGCTCCAATGCAGTTTAAATCCTCTTGTTCTCTTTCACAACTTCTGGAAATGAAGGACACACATgcaaggaaagaaaaaaagaaaaacgacACATGTCAGTAATAACATCTAGAAGCATATTgggaaaaaaagttaattttcttTTCTGGATGCTTATAAAAATTGATGGAATCTAATCTTCATTCAGAAATTGCTAGCCAGGTTCCATAACACAAGCTGGACCCCACAGTAAAGCGTGTAGAGAAAAAACGGCAGAAAGAGGTGTCAATTCATAAAAAGAAAGTTCCAAATTTTGAAGCAACAGCACCCAATCCATCACATTTTATTTCAAGACAAAACATAAAGTCACAAACTGATGCAACCATCAACGAAACTGGTTTAATTTGAGAAACTGATCTGGAAAAAGGtgagaaattttagttttcaGCACagcattaattgataattaagaaAAAGGGATATAGCCCAATAAGTTCAAACAGTGAATTAAACATTGCAAAcatgaaaaaaacgaaaaaaaaaaaaaaagagagaagatacTCGAGAAAATTTAAGAGGGGAAAAGGGGAAGATCAACGGACCGACCCAGCTGGGAAAAATGGAAGAAAGGAACAAAAAGTGAAAAACTTTACTCACAGAAAGAgttaaaagagagaagaagaacaaaatgGGGGAATCTTAAAAGAAGGGGATCGCATTTTTGTGGAAGCTAAGAAAGGGTTAAGCTTTTGAGCGCAgaattgatgagagaaaaaggaaaggagcTTTGAAGCTGAGAGGAATCTGAAGTTTGGGAAGGAAGCAAGAGATTGAGTGTGGTTAATGTCGAAATCGAAATCCAAAAGGAGAGATGCGATTTTTGCTGAGAGtatgtttttttttctatatagaaaatgattgaaatagaaaggaagaaaaagtggagaaggagaaggagaaagagtCTGTAAAAGTGCATGGTGTGGCCATGACCGCCACGATTGGAGACTTGTTTTCATTTCGTTTCATGGTTTGTCTAACTACCATCGCCATGCTCTGCCCATCCACGTGTCCCAACTATATcatacacataataataataataataataataataataataataataataataataataataataataataataataatttaattttgatatattgaaaatgataaaaaaaaatcgtTAAATCATTggataaatttgactaaattatcgtctataattttttattactatCTTCATGTGAAGTCAATTGcatataaaaagtaattatttttagcCTTATATAATTCATACTAAggctaaaaatttttattatgaaaaataaatgtgTGCAATTTAATTCTGTTGGTGTGTGCAtgtgttttattttaatatggGAATCAGTAATCGGATCTACTGATTACTttgtaatttgatttttaattttcttttaaatatcaaATCGGAGAGTCTGACTTTTTGTTCTTTATAATCGGATGGTTAGATTTTTATTTCC
This window harbors:
- the LOC112776931 gene encoding uncharacterized protein, which gives rise to MGDHFVLLVDRLLTESTLEAALESQNRWMQAASSAVNDAQVDLSLMKTGLGDIKSPRKLVECRICHDEDEDSNMESPCFCCGSLKYAHRRCIQRWCNEKGDTTCEICHQQFKPGYTAPPPLFQFGRIPMSFRGNWEISRRDLNSTHLVSMVSTDQNLTNSNYDQYSASPTGSLICCCSVAVIFMVLLILRHTLPLLISENKDYSFPLFMLLLFRIAGIVLPIYFMVRAVTLIQRHRRQHRDHPNGLVTLSDDENEHTVLQPQPHVIRVL